The Pseudolabrys sp. FHR47 genome contains a region encoding:
- a CDS encoding DUF429 domain-containing protein: MGRVFETHPELAFVMMNDGAPLELPKKVKSRVYPPGLDLRRALLVRAGIDESVAAMKARRAPATTI; encoded by the coding sequence GTGGGGCGCGTGTTCGAGACCCACCCCGAGCTGGCCTTCGTGATGATGAATGACGGCGCGCCGCTTGAACTGCCGAAGAAGGTGAAGAGCCGGGTGTATCCGCCGGGGCTCGATTTGCGGCGCGCGTTGTTAGTGCGCGCCGGCATTGACGAAAGCGTGGCGGCAATGAAAGCCCGAAGGGCGCCAGCGACGACGATCTGA
- a CDS encoding DUF429 domain-containing protein: MILPPRIVKRFADVAFGDERPAIIAVDMPIGLPEQSPAGGRLAEREARALLGERRSSVFRIPSRRAVEASVAPEPADARERFFAACAVARRNLGRQQGLCQTGLLHSRQGN, from the coding sequence GTGATCCTGCCGCCGCGCATCGTAAAGCGCTTTGCCGATGTCGCCTTCGGCGATGAGCGGCCGGCCATCATCGCCGTCGACATGCCGATCGGCCTCCCCGAGCAAAGCCCGGCCGGCGGTCGATTGGCCGAGCGCGAAGCGCGGGCGCTGCTCGGCGAGCGCCGATCGAGTGTGTTCCGCATTCCGTCGCGCCGTGCCGTCGAGGCCAGCGTGGCGCCCGAGCCCGCAGATGCGCGCGAGCGCTTTTTCGCCGCCTGCGCCGTTGCACGGCGAAACCTCGGACGACAGCAAGGGCTTTGCCAAACAGGGCTTCTACATTCTCGACAAGGTAACTGA
- a CDS encoding polymer-forming cytoskeletal protein, with protein sequence MSARRMSSSDGTFKGTIHGNVVKLQSTAMVEGEVYNRSLAIDQNANFEGRRPPAVRSPVEAPLDDQIAVKPSTPALVPEQPTTTAYAYANGGNGHATHDGGNMNSELPNGQTSNY encoded by the coding sequence ATGTCCGCGCGCAGGATGTCATCATCCGACGGCACCTTCAAGGGCACCATTCACGGCAATGTCGTGAAGCTGCAATCGACCGCCATGGTCGAGGGCGAGGTTTATAACCGCTCGCTGGCAATCGACCAGAACGCAAATTTCGAGGGGCGTCGCCCGCCGGCTGTCCGCAGCCCGGTCGAAGCGCCGCTGGACGACCAGATCGCCGTGAAGCCGTCGACCCCGGCCTTGGTGCCGGAACAGCCGACCACCACCGCCTATGCCTATGCGAATGGCGGCAACGGTCACGCCACCCACGATGGCGGCAATATGAACAGCGAACTGCCGAACGGCCAGACGTCGAACTACTAA
- a CDS encoding polymer-forming cytoskeletal protein, which yields MKLQSTAMVEGEVYNRSLAIDQNANFEGVARRLSQPVEAPLDDQIAVKPSTPALVPEQPTTTAYAYANGGNGHATHDGGNMNSELPNGQTSNY from the coding sequence GTGAAGCTGCAATCGACCGCCATGGTCGAGGGCGAGGTTTATAACCGCTCGCTGGCAATCGACCAGAACGCAAATTTCGAGGGCGTCGCCCGCCGGCTGTCGCAGCCGGTCGAAGCGCCGCTGGACGACCAGATCGCCGTGAAGCCGTCGACCCCGGCCTTGGTGCCGGAACAGCCGACCACCACCGCCTATGCCTATGCGAATGGCGGCAACGGTCACGCCACCCACGATGGCGGCAATATGAACAGCGAACTGCCGAACGGCCAGACGTCGAACTACTAA
- a CDS encoding CoA ester lyase — protein sequence MTIRPRRSVLYMPGSNARALEKAKTLPADGVILDLEDSVAPDAKEAARKQVADAVKAGGFGAREVIIRTNAVDTPWHAEDLAAAAQAAPDAILIPKVQSAETLEMIGRRLLDMHTPAKTRVWAMIETPLAIFNILSIAAEAKDSEARLSCFVLGTNDLAKDTRARLVPGRAPMLPWLTTVIAAARIYGVEVLDGVYNDLSNAEGFAAECQQGVELGMDGKTLIHPNQIEPCNKAFSPSEAEVEWARKMIAAFDLPENKSKGVVSIDGRMVERLHAEMARRTVAIAEAIAVRG from the coding sequence ATGACCATCCGTCCGCGCCGCAGTGTCCTCTACATGCCCGGGTCGAATGCCCGCGCGCTGGAGAAGGCGAAAACCCTTCCCGCCGACGGCGTGATCCTCGACCTTGAGGACTCGGTCGCCCCCGACGCTAAGGAGGCGGCGCGCAAGCAGGTTGCCGACGCGGTGAAGGCCGGCGGTTTCGGCGCCCGCGAAGTCATCATCCGGACCAATGCCGTCGATACGCCGTGGCATGCCGAGGACCTTGCGGCCGCGGCACAGGCGGCGCCGGACGCGATTCTCATCCCCAAGGTGCAGTCGGCCGAGACGCTGGAGATGATTGGCCGGCGCCTGCTCGATATGCATACCCCGGCGAAGACGCGGGTCTGGGCCATGATCGAGACGCCGCTCGCCATCTTCAACATTCTGTCGATCGCCGCCGAGGCCAAGGATTCCGAAGCGCGGCTGTCCTGCTTCGTGCTCGGCACCAATGATCTGGCCAAGGATACGCGGGCGCGGCTGGTGCCTGGCCGGGCGCCGATGCTGCCGTGGCTGACGACCGTGATCGCGGCCGCGCGCATCTACGGCGTCGAAGTGCTCGATGGCGTCTACAACGATCTGAGCAATGCCGAAGGCTTCGCCGCCGAATGCCAGCAGGGTGTCGAGCTCGGCATGGACGGCAAGACGCTCATTCACCCGAACCAGATCGAGCCGTGCAATAAGGCGTTTTCGCCGAGCGAGGCGGAAGTCGAATGGGCGCGCAAGATGATCGCGGCCTTCGATCTGCCGGAGAACAAGTCCAAGGGCGTGGTGTCCATTGACGGCCGGATGGTCGAGCGCCTTCACGCCGAAATGGCACGGCGCACCGTGGCCATCGCCGAAGCAATTGCCGTGCGCGGATGA
- a CDS encoding DUF429 domain-containing protein, with product MNTRPYRPRAVHATVMAMISTKDDTWLAGVDGCPGAWLAVFARPDGVILPPRIVKRFADVAFGDERPAIIAVDMPIGLPEQSPAGGRLAEREARALLGERRSSVFRIPSRRAVEASVAPEPADARERFFAACAVARETSDDSKGFAKQGFYILDKVTEVDAFLRAYDDHVGRVFETHPELAFVMMNDGAPLELPKKVKSRVYPPGLDLRRALLVRAGIDESVAAMKAPKGASDDDLIDALACLITARRLFRREARSWPENPPRDEHGLPMAIWA from the coding sequence ATGAACACCCGACCCTACCGTCCACGCGCGGTGCATGCCACTGTCATGGCGATGATCTCGACCAAAGACGATACATGGCTCGCGGGCGTCGACGGCTGCCCAGGCGCCTGGCTCGCGGTATTCGCCCGGCCGGACGGCGTGATCCTGCCGCCGCGCATCGTAAAGCGCTTTGCCGATGTCGCCTTCGGCGATGAGCGGCCGGCCATCATCGCCGTCGACATGCCGATCGGCCTCCCCGAGCAAAGCCCGGCCGGCGGTCGATTGGCCGAGCGCGAAGCGCGGGCGCTGCTCGGCGAGCGCCGATCGAGTGTGTTCCGCATTCCGTCGCGCCGTGCCGTCGAGGCCAGCGTGGCGCCCGAGCCCGCAGATGCGCGCGAGCGCTTTTTCGCCGCCTGCGCCGTTGCACGCGAAACCTCGGACGACAGCAAGGGCTTTGCCAAACAGGGCTTCTACATTCTCGACAAGGTAACTGAGGTCGACGCTTTCCTGCGCGCGTACGACGATCATGTGGGGCGCGTGTTCGAGACCCACCCCGAGCTGGCCTTCGTGATGATGAATGACGGCGCGCCGCTTGAACTGCCGAAGAAGGTGAAGAGCCGGGTGTATCCGCCGGGGCTCGATTTGCGGCGCGCGTTGTTAGTGCGCGCCGGCATTGACGAAAGCGTGGCGGCAATGAAAGCCCCGAAGGGCGCCAGCGACGACGATCTGATCGACGCGCTCGCCTGCCTCATCACGGCTCGACGCCTGTTCCGGCGCGAAGCGCGATCCTGGCCCGAGAACCCGCCGCGCGACGAGCACGGCTTGCCGATGGCGATCTGGGCGTAA
- a CDS encoding carbonic anhydrase produces MSFPQRLIEGYSAFAGGRLKSEQDRFRQLAEIGQSPEIMVIGCCDSRVAPEAIFDAGPGELFVARNIANLVPPYTPDGAQRAVSAALEFAVQALRVKHIVVLAHAQCGGIRAYAEEAAPLSPGDFIGRWIELLEPAAKVVGPRGDRGMTEYLTALEQQAAVSTLDNLMTFPCISILVERGKLQLHAAYFGVATGDLSVYDPAQKKFVRIEPADAPFKSPGF; encoded by the coding sequence ATGAGCTTCCCGCAACGCCTGATCGAGGGTTACAGCGCCTTTGCCGGCGGCCGGCTCAAATCCGAGCAGGACCGCTTCCGCCAACTCGCCGAAATCGGCCAGAGCCCGGAAATCATGGTCATCGGCTGCTGCGATTCGCGGGTCGCGCCGGAGGCCATTTTCGATGCCGGACCGGGCGAACTTTTCGTCGCCCGCAATATCGCCAATCTGGTGCCGCCCTACACGCCGGACGGGGCCCAGCGCGCCGTCTCGGCCGCGCTCGAATTCGCGGTGCAGGCGCTGCGCGTCAAACACATCGTCGTGCTCGCCCACGCCCAGTGCGGCGGCATCCGCGCCTATGCCGAGGAAGCGGCGCCGCTCTCGCCCGGCGATTTCATCGGCCGCTGGATCGAGCTTCTCGAACCGGCGGCCAAGGTGGTTGGACCGCGTGGCGATCGCGGCATGACCGAATATCTCACGGCGCTTGAGCAGCAGGCGGCGGTGTCCACCCTGGACAACCTGATGACCTTTCCGTGCATCAGCATCCTGGTCGAGCGCGGCAAGCTGCAGCTTCACGCCGCCTATTTCGGCGTCGCCACCGGCGACCTATCGGTTTACGACCCGGCGCAGAAGAAATTCGTGCGGATCGAGCCTGCCGATGCGCCGTTCAAGAGCCCGGGGTTTTGA
- a CDS encoding aspartate-semialdehyde dehydrogenase, producing the protein MGYKVAVVGATGNVGREMLNILDERKFPADEVVALASRKSVGQECSYGDKTLKVKALDHYDFSDVDICLMSAGGAVSKEWSPKIAAQGAVVIDNSSTWRMDPDVPLIVPEVNAHALDGFRKKNIIANPNCSTAQLVVALKPLHDKAKIKRVVVATYQSVSGAGKDAMDELFSQTKSVFTLDEVQNKKFPKRIAFNVIPQIDVFMEDGYTKEEWKMVVETKKILDPKIKLTATCVRVPVFVSHSEAVNIEFENPITEDEARDILRSAPGCLVIDKREPGGYVTPYEAAGEDATYISRIRTDPTIENGLEMWVVSDNLRKGAALNAIQIAEALINRKLLQAKKKAA; encoded by the coding sequence ATGGGTTACAAGGTCGCCGTGGTGGGCGCCACCGGCAATGTGGGGCGCGAAATGCTCAACATTCTGGATGAGCGCAAATTTCCCGCCGACGAAGTCGTCGCGCTCGCCTCGCGCAAGAGCGTGGGCCAGGAATGCTCGTACGGCGACAAGACCCTGAAAGTGAAAGCGCTCGATCACTACGATTTCTCCGACGTCGATATTTGTTTGATGTCGGCGGGCGGCGCCGTGTCGAAGGAATGGTCGCCGAAGATCGCGGCGCAAGGCGCGGTGGTGATCGACAACTCGTCGACCTGGCGCATGGATCCGGACGTGCCGCTGATCGTTCCGGAAGTGAACGCGCATGCGCTCGACGGCTTCCGCAAGAAGAACATCATCGCCAATCCGAACTGCTCGACGGCGCAGCTCGTCGTCGCGCTCAAGCCGCTGCACGACAAGGCGAAGATCAAGCGCGTGGTCGTCGCGACCTATCAATCGGTGTCGGGCGCCGGCAAGGATGCGATGGACGAACTGTTCTCGCAGACCAAGTCGGTGTTCACGCTCGACGAAGTGCAGAACAAGAAATTCCCGAAGCGCATCGCCTTCAACGTCATTCCGCAGATCGACGTCTTCATGGAAGACGGCTACACCAAGGAAGAGTGGAAGATGGTGGTCGAGACCAAGAAAATTCTCGACCCCAAGATCAAGCTAACGGCCACCTGCGTTCGCGTGCCGGTGTTCGTGTCGCATTCGGAAGCCGTGAACATCGAGTTCGAGAACCCCATCACGGAAGATGAAGCACGCGATATCCTGCGTTCGGCGCCGGGCTGTCTCGTCATCGACAAGCGCGAGCCGGGCGGTTACGTCACGCCGTATGAAGCGGCGGGCGAGGATGCGACCTATATCAGCCGCATCCGCACCGACCCGACGATCGAGAACGGCCTCGAAATGTGGGTCGTGTCCGACAACCTGCGCAAGGGCGCGGCGCTCAATGCGATCCAGATCGCCGAAGCGCTTATCAACCGCAAGCTTCTTCAAGCGAAGAAAAAGGCGGCGTGA
- the leuB gene encoding 3-isopropylmalate dehydrogenase, which produces MATHNLLLLPGDGIGPEVMAEVKRLIEFFNKKGPHRFAFEEGLVGGASYDADKTSISDATMEKAKAADAVIFGAVGGPKWADVPYEARPEAGLLRLRKDLDLYANLRPAVTYPALADASSLKRELVEGLDIMILRELTGGVYFGEPKTITDLGNGQKRAVDTQVYDTYEIERISRVAFELARKRKNKVTSMEKHNVMKSGVLWKEVVQQTHDREFKDVTLEHQLADSGGMQLVRNPKQFDVIVCDNLFGDMLSDIAAMLTGSLGMLASASLGEIDPKTQKRKALYEPVHGSAPDIAGKGIANPIAMIASFGMALRYSFDMGKEADLIDKAIAAVLDKGVRTADIATAGEKAVSTSEMGSAILAEMEALSA; this is translated from the coding sequence ATGGCGACCCACAATCTGCTCCTGCTGCCGGGCGACGGCATCGGTCCCGAAGTGATGGCCGAGGTGAAGCGGCTGATCGAGTTCTTCAACAAAAAGGGCCCGCACCGTTTCGCTTTCGAGGAGGGCCTGGTCGGCGGTGCGTCCTACGATGCGGACAAGACCTCGATCAGCGACGCCACCATGGAGAAGGCCAAGGCCGCCGACGCCGTGATTTTCGGCGCCGTGGGCGGCCCGAAATGGGCCGATGTGCCCTACGAGGCGCGGCCCGAAGCTGGCCTCCTGCGCCTGCGCAAGGATCTCGATCTCTACGCGAACCTGCGCCCCGCCGTGACCTATCCGGCGCTCGCCGACGCGTCCTCGCTCAAGCGCGAACTGGTCGAAGGCCTCGACATCATGATTTTGCGCGAGCTCACCGGCGGCGTTTATTTCGGCGAGCCGAAGACCATCACCGATCTCGGCAACGGGCAGAAGCGCGCCGTCGATACGCAGGTCTACGACACCTATGAGATCGAGCGTATCTCGCGCGTCGCCTTCGAACTGGCGCGCAAGCGCAAGAACAAGGTGACGTCGATGGAAAAGCATAACGTCATGAAGAGCGGCGTGCTCTGGAAGGAAGTCGTGCAGCAGACGCACGACCGCGAATTCAAGGACGTGACGCTCGAGCACCAGCTCGCCGACTCCGGCGGCATGCAGCTCGTGCGCAATCCGAAGCAGTTCGATGTCATCGTTTGCGACAACCTGTTCGGCGACATGCTTTCGGATATCGCGGCGATGCTCACCGGCTCGCTTGGCATGCTGGCCTCGGCCTCGCTCGGCGAGATCGATCCGAAGACGCAAAAGCGCAAGGCGTTGTACGAGCCGGTGCATGGCTCGGCGCCGGATATCGCCGGCAAGGGTATCGCCAACCCGATCGCGATGATCGCGTCCTTCGGCATGGCGCTGCGCTATTCGTTCGATATGGGCAAGGAAGCCGACTTGATCGACAAGGCGATCGCGGCTGTGCTCGACAAGGGCGTTCGCACCGCCGACATCGCGACCGCGGGCGAAAAGGCCGTGAGCACATCGGAGATGGGCTCGGCGATTCTCGCCGAGATGGAAGCGCTGTCGGCCTGA
- a CDS encoding MaoC family dehydratase yields MTKTNSGNFFEDFKLGQQIRHATPRTVTLGDVALYNGLFGSRFAVQSADTFAAKIGYPRAPIDDFLVFHMVFGKTVPDISLNAVANLGYADCRFLKPVYPGATLSATSEVIGLKENSNRKTGIVYVRSRGLDQDGATVLEYVRWVMVRKRDEKAPAPEEIVPELPGCVDVGALGNGCPIINKDLYDTELAGSPHRSGDYAKGDRIDHVVGITVEDAEHMIATRLYQNTARVHFDHFTESKGRFGGRLIYGGHAISLARALSFNGLGNAFHVAAINGGRHVAPLTAGLTVFAWSEVLDKAELHGRDDVGALRLRTVATKDKPCDDFPYKIGNEYDPAVILDLDYWVLMPR; encoded by the coding sequence GTGACCAAAACAAATTCCGGCAATTTCTTCGAGGATTTCAAGCTCGGCCAGCAGATCCGCCACGCCACGCCACGCACGGTCACGCTCGGCGACGTTGCGCTCTACAACGGCCTTTTCGGATCGCGTTTTGCCGTGCAGTCAGCCGACACTTTTGCTGCCAAGATCGGCTATCCGCGCGCGCCGATCGACGACTTCCTGGTCTTCCATATGGTGTTCGGCAAGACGGTGCCGGACATCTCGCTCAATGCCGTGGCCAATCTCGGCTATGCCGATTGCCGTTTCCTCAAGCCTGTCTATCCCGGCGCGACCTTGAGCGCGACATCGGAAGTCATCGGTCTCAAGGAGAACTCCAACCGCAAGACCGGCATCGTCTATGTGCGCTCGCGCGGGCTGGATCAGGATGGCGCCACCGTACTTGAGTATGTGCGCTGGGTGATGGTACGCAAACGCGACGAGAAGGCGCCCGCGCCTGAAGAGATCGTGCCCGAACTACCCGGCTGCGTCGACGTCGGCGCGCTCGGCAATGGCTGCCCGATCATCAATAAGGACCTCTACGACACCGAACTCGCCGGCAGTCCGCATCGCTCCGGCGATTACGCCAAGGGCGACAGGATCGACCATGTCGTGGGTATCACCGTCGAAGACGCCGAGCACATGATAGCGACTCGACTTTATCAGAACACCGCGCGCGTCCACTTCGATCATTTCACCGAGAGCAAGGGCCGCTTCGGTGGTCGGCTCATCTATGGCGGTCACGCCATCTCGCTGGCGCGTGCGCTGTCGTTCAACGGCCTCGGCAATGCTTTCCACGTCGCCGCCATCAATGGCGGCCGGCATGTCGCGCCACTGACGGCCGGCCTGACGGTGTTTGCCTGGAGCGAAGTGCTCGACAAGGCCGAACTGCACGGCCGTGACGATGTCGGCGCGCTGCGCCTGCGCACCGTCGCAACGAAAGACAAACCCTGCGACGATTTCCCCTACAAGATCGGCAACGAGTACGACCCGGCGGTCATTCTCGACCTCGACTATTGGGTGTTGATGCCGCGATGA
- a CDS encoding cysteine hydrolase family protein, whose product MTALHPRTALVIIDAQLAIDDPKWGPRNNPDAEQKIAALLAAWRDAAMPVFHVRHDSVEPGSPYTPGTKGHPFKTEAAPLDGEPVIGKSANSAFVGTPLEAMLRQAGATIIVVCGVLTHNSVEATVRHGGNLGFRILLAADACWSVDVTDLTGRRWPAEDVHQLSLAVMNGEYAEVTDTRALIAAARA is encoded by the coding sequence ATGACCGCTCTGCACCCGCGGACAGCCCTCGTTATCATCGATGCCCAGCTGGCCATTGACGACCCGAAGTGGGGGCCACGCAACAATCCCGACGCCGAGCAGAAGATTGCGGCACTGCTCGCGGCATGGCGAGACGCGGCCATGCCGGTGTTTCACGTCCGCCACGACTCCGTTGAGCCGGGTTCGCCTTACACACCCGGCACGAAAGGCCATCCTTTCAAGACCGAAGCGGCGCCACTGGACGGCGAACCGGTCATTGGAAAATCGGCCAATTCCGCTTTCGTCGGCACACCGCTTGAGGCGATGTTGCGACAGGCTGGCGCGACCATAATCGTCGTTTGCGGTGTACTGACGCATAATTCCGTGGAAGCCACGGTTCGCCACGGCGGCAATCTCGGCTTCCGAATCCTGCTGGCCGCCGACGCCTGCTGGTCGGTCGATGTCACCGATCTCACGGGCCGCCGCTGGCCCGCTGAAGACGTCCATCAGCTTTCGCTGGCCGTGATGAATGGCGAATACGCTGAAGTGACGGACACGCGCGCACTCATCGCGGCGGCGAGAGCCTGA
- a CDS encoding LysR substrate-binding domain-containing protein codes for MRYDFTDLSLFRHIVEAGSITHGAERMNLALAAASTRIRKLEEAFGAELLTRGRQGVAPTQAGRTLLQHARTILEQSERLQEDLGVYAGGHAGQVRVLSNTNSLTEFLPEALGSFLAAHPNISVDIEERLSDEIVGLIAEGVGDIGIVAGTVDAGGLTTYPFRSDRFVLVVARGHELAKRSKTSFAETLDYNFVGIDRASAIQRFLASKASQAGRTLRLRVQLRSFDAVCRMVENHVGVGVVPLTTARWAAKTMAIQVVELTDPWALRNLSICLRDYKALPPYARQLVDHLREARREST; via the coding sequence ATGCGCTACGACTTCACCGATCTGAGCCTGTTTCGGCACATCGTCGAGGCCGGCAGCATTACCCACGGTGCCGAGCGCATGAATCTGGCGCTGGCGGCGGCCTCGACACGCATCAGAAAACTCGAAGAGGCCTTCGGCGCGGAGCTGCTGACGCGCGGCCGCCAGGGCGTGGCGCCGACCCAGGCTGGGCGCACCCTGCTCCAGCACGCCCGTACCATCCTCGAGCAGTCGGAGCGGCTGCAGGAGGATCTCGGCGTCTATGCTGGCGGCCATGCCGGCCAGGTGCGGGTGCTGTCCAATACCAATTCGCTGACCGAGTTCCTCCCCGAAGCGCTTGGCAGTTTCCTCGCCGCGCATCCGAACATCAGCGTCGACATCGAGGAGCGGCTGTCGGACGAAATCGTCGGCCTGATCGCCGAGGGCGTCGGCGACATCGGCATCGTTGCCGGCACCGTCGATGCCGGGGGGCTGACCACGTACCCCTTCCGCAGCGATCGCTTCGTGCTGGTGGTGGCGCGCGGCCATGAACTGGCCAAACGCAGCAAGACCAGTTTTGCCGAAACGCTCGACTACAATTTCGTCGGTATCGACCGCGCCAGCGCCATCCAGCGATTCCTCGCCAGCAAGGCCAGCCAGGCCGGACGGACCTTGCGGCTGCGCGTGCAATTGCGCTCGTTCGATGCCGTGTGCCGCATGGTGGAGAACCATGTCGGCGTCGGTGTTGTGCCTCTCACCACGGCGCGCTGGGCGGCCAAGACCATGGCGATCCAGGTCGTCGAACTCACCGATCCGTGGGCTTTGCGCAATCTGTCGATCTGCCTGCGCGACTACAAGGCGCTACCGCCTTACGCACGGCAACTCGTCGATCATCTGCGGGAGGCGAGACGGGAGAGTACGTGA
- the sdhC gene encoding succinate dehydrogenase, cytochrome b556 subunit, which translates to MAELKAGAGTASRRSRPLSPHLQIYRPMLTMTMSIVHRITGAALYFGMLLLAWWLIATASGPNAYATFEAFIGSFIGRVVLFGYTWALLHHMLGGIRHLIWDTLHGFEPAEREWLTVATLVGSVVLTLVVWVIGYLAVGGPR; encoded by the coding sequence ATGGCCGAGCTCAAGGCTGGCGCCGGCACGGCGTCGCGACGTTCCCGACCGCTTTCCCCCCATTTGCAGATCTACCGGCCGATGCTGACGATGACGATGTCCATCGTCCATCGCATTACCGGCGCTGCGCTCTATTTCGGCATGCTGCTGCTCGCCTGGTGGCTGATCGCCACGGCGTCCGGCCCGAACGCCTACGCGACCTTTGAGGCCTTCATCGGCTCCTTCATCGGCCGGGTCGTCCTGTTCGGCTACACCTGGGCGCTGCTGCACCACATGCTCGGCGGCATCCGCCACCTGATCTGGGACACGTTGCACGGCTTCGAGCCGGCCGAGCGCGAATGGCTCACTGTCGCGACCCTGGTCGGCTCCGTCGTTCTGACCTTGGTGGTCTGGGTAATCGGCTATCTCGCCGTCGGAGGCCCGCGATGA
- the sdhD gene encoding succinate dehydrogenase, hydrophobic membrane anchor protein, protein MNPQHDMRTPTRRVRGLGPAGSGTTDFWHQRLTGFAGIFLTIALIVILISLLGRSHAAAVQILGSPLVAIVMLLFILTSVYHMWIGMQEIILDYVHDDKYKFLSLMLNTFFCVAIGLASAFAILKMSFGV, encoded by the coding sequence ATGAACCCGCAGCACGATATGCGCACGCCTACGCGCCGCGTTCGCGGCCTCGGTCCCGCCGGTTCCGGCACGACCGACTTCTGGCATCAGCGGCTGACCGGCTTTGCCGGCATCTTCCTGACGATCGCGCTGATCGTCATTCTGATCTCGCTGCTCGGCCGCAGTCACGCCGCCGCGGTGCAGATCCTCGGCTCTCCGCTCGTCGCCATTGTGATGCTGCTGTTCATCCTGACCAGCGTCTATCACATGTGGATCGGCATGCAGGAGATCATCCTCGATTACGTCCACGACGATAAATACAAGTTCCTGAGCCTGATGCTGAATACCTTCTTCTGCGTGGCCATCGGCCTCGCCTCGGCATTCGCCATCCTCAAAATGTCTTTCGGAGTCTGA